One genomic region from Hyalangium ruber encodes:
- a CDS encoding ExbD/TolR family protein: protein MRFRKALARKKRKEREAAGEIKELNITAMMDMMTILLVFLLKSFASSSAAITASEDVRPPVSSTRASPKDTVAVTVTPKNIMVGDKEVVRLENGQVPAAQLQGRLVLGLDAQLKKEVEKLKYIADRNPAAPFSKELSVIGDKKVPYDLLLTVLYTAGQNELENYRFVVLQKEGGE, encoded by the coding sequence ATGCGCTTCCGCAAGGCGCTGGCGCGCAAGAAGCGCAAGGAGCGCGAGGCGGCCGGCGAGATCAAGGAGCTGAACATCACCGCGATGATGGACATGATGACCATCCTCCTGGTGTTCCTGCTCAAGTCCTTCGCCTCGTCCTCGGCGGCCATCACCGCCTCGGAGGATGTGCGGCCTCCCGTGTCCTCCACGCGGGCCTCTCCCAAGGACACCGTGGCCGTCACCGTCACCCCCAAGAACATCATGGTGGGAGACAAGGAAGTGGTGCGGCTGGAGAACGGGCAGGTGCCGGCCGCGCAGCTCCAGGGGCGGCTGGTGCTGGGGCTGGACGCTCAGCTCAAGAAGGAAGTGGAGAAGCTGAAGTACATCGCCGACCGCAACCCGGCGGCCCCCTTCAGCAAGGAGCTGTCCGTCATCGGCGACAAGAAGGTCCCGTATGACTTGCTGCTCACCGTCCTCTACACCGCGGGCCAGAACGAGCTGGAGAACTACCGCTTCGTGGTCCTCCAGAAAGAGGGCGGGGAGTAG
- a CDS encoding LysM peptidoglycan-binding domain-containing protein produces the protein MRSRILTSFLMTLAVAPAGVARAQAIDITGGNEEEAQQGGETEGAEVADEGGQPSGSPNVPNVQGARETAPGEVHTVNRGDTLWDLSQQYLGSPWYWPKVWSYNPEIANPHWIYPGNRVRFFPAGEEVPSRVETGTGPAEPMGDEGGLEAATEIGPANGADLVSVTGKIGFQPQGNTLVMTQGFVTSKEVDEAGKIDSSFSEAEMMSFPDTVYVRFKRKIEAKVGERFLVFRTVQEVKHPTKQNSRVGYLTELAGTLRVLNVSDKYVTAQITETWQPIVRGDLVGPYGERLMDRIAVKPNTKELKGNVVIPMVPYLTMTGEHSMLIVDKGSSEGVEVGNTFTVLRKGDTTGDKLLSTEVTAKDRALPDEAIGVCLVTEVKERTSNCLLTQSLREILPGDRIEMRVGNKPTASR, from the coding sequence ATGCGCTCGCGGATCCTCACCTCGTTCCTCATGACCCTTGCCGTCGCTCCGGCGGGGGTGGCCCGCGCCCAGGCGATTGACATCACGGGTGGCAATGAAGAGGAGGCGCAGCAGGGCGGCGAGACGGAAGGCGCCGAGGTGGCCGACGAGGGCGGGCAGCCCAGCGGCTCTCCCAATGTGCCCAACGTCCAGGGCGCCCGCGAGACGGCGCCGGGCGAGGTCCACACCGTCAACCGGGGCGACACGCTGTGGGACCTGTCCCAGCAGTACCTGGGCAGCCCGTGGTACTGGCCCAAGGTCTGGTCCTACAACCCGGAGATCGCCAACCCGCACTGGATCTACCCGGGCAACCGGGTGCGCTTCTTCCCGGCGGGTGAGGAGGTTCCCTCGCGCGTGGAGACGGGCACCGGGCCCGCCGAGCCGATGGGAGACGAGGGTGGGCTCGAGGCCGCCACCGAGATCGGTCCCGCCAACGGCGCGGACCTGGTGTCGGTGACCGGGAAGATCGGCTTCCAGCCCCAGGGCAACACGCTGGTGATGACGCAGGGCTTCGTCACCTCGAAGGAAGTGGACGAGGCGGGCAAGATCGACAGCTCCTTCTCCGAGGCGGAGATGATGTCCTTCCCGGACACCGTCTACGTGCGCTTCAAGCGCAAGATCGAGGCGAAGGTGGGCGAGCGCTTCCTGGTCTTCCGCACCGTGCAGGAGGTGAAGCACCCGACGAAGCAGAACTCGCGGGTGGGCTATCTCACGGAGCTGGCGGGCACCCTGCGCGTGCTGAACGTGAGCGACAAGTACGTCACCGCGCAGATCACCGAGACCTGGCAGCCCATCGTGCGCGGTGACCTGGTGGGCCCCTATGGCGAGCGCTTGATGGACCGCATCGCCGTCAAGCCCAACACCAAGGAGCTCAAGGGCAACGTCGTCATCCCCATGGTGCCGTACCTGACCATGACCGGCGAGCACAGCATGCTCATCGTCGACAAGGGCAGCAGCGAAGGGGTGGAGGTGGGCAACACCTTCACCGTGCTGCGCAAGGGCGACACCACGGGCGACAAGTTGCTGAGCACCGAAGTCACGGCGAAGGACCGGGCGCTGCCGGATGAGGCCATCGGCGTGTGCCTCGTGACGGAGGTCAAGGAGCGCACCTCCAACTGCCTCCTGACCCAGTCCCTGCGCGAGATTCTCCCCGGCGACCGCATCGAAATGCGTGTAGGGAACAAGCCTACCGCAAGCCGCTGA
- a CDS encoding MotA/TolQ/ExbB proton channel family protein, whose product MMPMVSELLDGVLLAATPEKLGLIDSTVKFFKDGGPFMFVNLFWFAASLAVAFERIFTLMFRYNLNAPPFMEQISKLVMTGNVDRAVKLCSAAPHAPLAKVIRAGLTRANRGEIEVAKAVEEAIVEQTPPVSARIPWLWSLANIATLVGLVGTIFGLIGTFQALGNVPAEQKQTLLSDGISKAMNNTAFALSIAVMCIVFHLILTSYSKHMVESVELNALKLENLLSRRHAGDTHVDSESRAA is encoded by the coding sequence ATGATGCCCATGGTGAGCGAACTGCTGGACGGGGTGCTGCTGGCTGCCACTCCCGAAAAGCTGGGCCTGATTGATTCCACCGTGAAGTTCTTCAAGGACGGTGGCCCCTTCATGTTCGTGAACCTGTTCTGGTTCGCCGCCTCGCTGGCGGTGGCCTTCGAGCGGATCTTCACGCTGATGTTCCGCTACAACCTCAACGCCCCGCCCTTCATGGAGCAGATCTCCAAGCTGGTGATGACGGGCAACGTGGACCGCGCCGTGAAGCTGTGCAGCGCCGCCCCGCACGCGCCGCTGGCCAAGGTGATTCGCGCCGGGCTCACCCGCGCCAACCGCGGTGAGATCGAAGTGGCCAAGGCCGTGGAAGAGGCCATCGTCGAGCAGACGCCCCCGGTGAGCGCGCGCATCCCCTGGCTGTGGTCCTTGGCCAACATCGCCACCCTGGTCGGGCTGGTCGGTACCATCTTCGGCCTCATCGGCACGTTCCAGGCGCTCGGCAACGTGCCCGCGGAGCAGAAGCAGACCCTGCTCTCGGACGGTATCTCCAAGGCCATGAACAACACCGCGTTCGCGCTCTCGATCGCGGTGATGTGCATCGTCTTCCACCTGATCCTCACCTCGTACTCCAAGCACATGGTGGAGAGCGTGGAGCTCAACGCGCTCAAGCTGGAGAACCTGCTGTCGCGGCGCCACGCGGGTGACACCCACGTGGATTCCGAGTCTCGCGCGGCCTGA
- a CDS encoding DNA-processing protein DprA: protein MADTFAHTLTPEQRATLALWAVPGLGPKTLEALRAFAGGHLESLAARPVREWLAQAPMSPQVRKRLAMVTELGLVADRVLERCEASGMELAFAGGQAFPERLAGVPDAPPLLFYKGHVGPPRRRVAMVGSRHPDQGFLPFARTFARQVAEGGVGVVSGAAMGVDRACHWGAMDAGGETWAFLGSALDELDEPQARMLPSFLERGGVYFSELPPGVRASRSTFPRRNRLIAGASDAVLVLRAGVKSGALYTAEAGQAMGRPVLALPGDVRNEAAAGCNAWIRSGLARACLSVDEVWENVGARPVLAVPPGAGEPWRALSTEARGTYRVLDRVPRTFEEVLAGSQLSPATLTGALVELELSGLVIQHPGKLYERI from the coding sequence ATGGCGGACACCTTTGCGCACACTCTAACGCCGGAACAGCGCGCCACCCTGGCGCTGTGGGCGGTTCCTGGCCTGGGGCCGAAGACCCTGGAGGCGCTGCGTGCCTTCGCGGGCGGCCACCTGGAGTCGCTGGCCGCCCGTCCGGTGCGGGAGTGGCTGGCCCAGGCCCCCATGTCGCCCCAGGTGCGCAAGCGCCTGGCGATGGTGACGGAGCTGGGGCTGGTGGCGGACCGTGTCCTGGAGCGCTGCGAGGCCTCGGGCATGGAGCTGGCCTTCGCTGGGGGGCAGGCCTTCCCCGAGCGCCTGGCCGGGGTGCCGGACGCGCCGCCGCTGCTCTTCTACAAGGGCCACGTGGGCCCGCCGCGACGCCGGGTGGCCATGGTGGGCAGCCGGCACCCGGATCAGGGCTTCCTTCCTTTTGCCCGCACCTTCGCGCGGCAGGTGGCCGAGGGCGGGGTGGGGGTGGTGTCCGGGGCGGCCATGGGCGTGGACCGGGCATGCCACTGGGGCGCCATGGACGCGGGCGGAGAAACGTGGGCCTTCCTGGGCTCGGCGCTGGACGAGCTGGATGAGCCCCAGGCCCGCATGCTGCCCTCCTTTCTGGAGCGGGGCGGGGTGTACTTCAGCGAGCTGCCGCCAGGGGTTCGGGCGAGCCGCTCCACCTTCCCCCGGCGAAACAGACTCATCGCTGGCGCGTCGGATGCCGTGCTGGTGCTGCGGGCCGGGGTGAAGTCCGGCGCGCTGTACACGGCCGAGGCCGGGCAGGCGATGGGGCGCCCGGTGCTCGCCCTGCCGGGCGACGTGCGCAACGAGGCCGCGGCGGGCTGCAATGCCTGGATTCGGAGCGGGCTGGCGCGTGCCTGCCTGTCCGTGGACGAGGTCTGGGAGAACGTGGGGGCGCGCCCGGTGCTGGCGGTGCCTCCCGGCGCGGGAGAGCCGTGGCGGGCGCTCTCGACGGAAGCGCGGGGCACCTACCGGGTGTTGGATCGGGTCCCCCGCACATTTGAAGAGGTGCTGGCTGGCAGCCAGCTCTCACCCGCGACCCTCACGGGCGCGCTGGTGGAGTTGGAACTATCGGGGCTGGTGATCCAGCACCCGGGCAAGCTGTACGAGCGGATTTGA
- a CDS encoding gliding motility protein → MMQLRRLVVVGALVALGVVGCKREESKGGGAGGSGKGALVGGMGTLLAAGQAADLRVTPDGQFVTYLLEAKKPRLDGVPPQMVLGELYFVPVAGGAPRKVGEGVTNVPGGQLISKDSRYLLFLNGYNPASQSGALQVVSLTEPSADPVRLGEAVTYMLPSPDGKLLAFVEGGVLKLGALPAGPFRDVGGEVSTVQFTPDSKLLLFKRKLAAAGGLAAVAVDKPEAPRKLGDYVGDYEVAPDGQRVAWQARSEAERGMYDLFIADLADLKPRKVSTGTKSFDFSPDGKWLARTENGKPEVLGDLYVGPGDGSPGRKVGERVEEFAFSPDSQALGFLEKYDPSARAGLMSVVQLPDGETRRVGDRVPNFTWGADGRYVAFLSRFLKPIYSVDLMLYPLGAEKAEKVHAGVFGYGFTPGNSEVIFRANCIREGRACDFKALPLPKAQPEPATWVQGIFSYKLSGDGQRVLVTYARMDSDTYDVGVYNPKTQARKTLDQRVQIPAYFAGPGDSHVVYLVAQGAKPGVYIAPANP, encoded by the coding sequence ATGATGCAGCTTCGGCGACTCGTGGTGGTGGGCGCGCTGGTGGCGCTCGGTGTGGTGGGGTGCAAGCGCGAGGAGTCCAAGGGGGGCGGGGCAGGGGGCAGCGGCAAGGGCGCGCTGGTGGGCGGCATGGGGACGTTGCTGGCCGCGGGCCAGGCGGCGGACCTACGGGTGACTCCGGATGGCCAGTTCGTCACCTACCTGCTCGAGGCGAAGAAGCCGCGGCTGGACGGGGTGCCGCCGCAGATGGTGCTGGGCGAGCTGTACTTCGTCCCGGTGGCGGGCGGCGCGCCGCGCAAGGTGGGCGAGGGCGTCACCAACGTGCCGGGCGGCCAGCTCATCAGCAAGGACTCGCGCTACCTGCTCTTCCTCAACGGCTACAACCCGGCGAGCCAGTCCGGGGCGCTGCAGGTGGTGTCGCTGACGGAGCCCTCGGCGGACCCGGTGCGGCTGGGCGAGGCGGTGACGTACATGCTGCCCAGCCCCGACGGGAAGCTGCTGGCCTTCGTGGAGGGTGGGGTGCTGAAGCTGGGCGCGCTGCCGGCGGGGCCGTTCCGGGACGTGGGCGGCGAGGTGTCCACGGTGCAGTTCACCCCGGACAGCAAGCTGCTGCTCTTCAAGCGCAAGCTGGCGGCCGCGGGCGGCCTGGCGGCGGTGGCCGTGGACAAGCCCGAGGCCCCGCGCAAGCTGGGCGACTACGTGGGGGACTACGAGGTGGCCCCGGACGGCCAGCGCGTGGCGTGGCAGGCGCGCAGCGAGGCCGAGCGCGGCATGTATGACTTGTTCATCGCCGACCTGGCGGACCTGAAGCCTCGCAAGGTGTCCACGGGCACCAAGTCCTTCGACTTCTCGCCCGACGGCAAGTGGCTGGCGCGCACGGAGAACGGCAAGCCCGAGGTGCTGGGAGACCTCTACGTGGGCCCCGGAGACGGCAGCCCCGGGCGCAAGGTGGGCGAGCGGGTGGAGGAGTTCGCTTTCTCTCCGGACTCGCAGGCGCTGGGCTTCCTGGAGAAGTACGACCCGTCGGCGCGCGCGGGGTTGATGAGCGTGGTGCAACTGCCGGACGGCGAGACGCGGCGGGTGGGGGACCGGGTGCCCAACTTCACCTGGGGCGCGGATGGGCGGTACGTGGCGTTCCTCTCGCGCTTCCTCAAGCCCATCTACTCGGTGGACCTGATGCTCTACCCGCTGGGCGCCGAGAAGGCCGAGAAGGTCCACGCGGGCGTCTTCGGCTACGGCTTCACCCCCGGCAACTCCGAGGTCATCTTCCGCGCCAACTGCATCCGCGAGGGCCGCGCCTGTGACTTCAAGGCCCTGCCGCTGCCCAAGGCCCAGCCCGAGCCGGCCACCTGGGTGCAGGGCATCTTCAGCTACAAGCTCTCCGGCGACGGCCAGCGCGTCCTCGTCACCTACGCCCGCATGGACTCGGACACCTATGACGTCGGCGTCTACAACCCGAAGACCCAGGCGCGGAAGACGCTCGACCAGCGCGTGCAGATCCCCGCCTACTTCGCGGGACCCGGCGACTCGCACGTCGTCTACCTCGTCGCCCAGGGCGCCAAGCCCGGTGTCTACATCGCTCCCGCGAATCCGTAG
- the trmFO gene encoding methylenetetrahydrofolate--tRNA-(uracil(54)-C(5))-methyltransferase (FADH(2)-oxidizing) TrmFO, with protein MADEKPRVTVVGGGLAGSECAWQLARRGVPVTLREMKPVKRSPAHKSDQLAELVCSNSMRSDNPESAIGLLHAELRAVGSLILGTADTHRVPAGDALAVDREKFSDGVTQAVREHPLVQVVPGEVEALPEEGLVVVATGPLTSEALTRELERHVGQKLYFYDSIAPIVSGDSIDMEIAFRQSRYGKGEGDDYLNLPMNREEYYRFIAEVKAGQKLTPHAFEEPKYFEGCLPIEVMAERGDDTLAFGPMKPVGLMDPRTGQSPHAVVQLRMEDRAGTSWNMVGFQTRLTWGEQKRIFTTCIPGLQNAEFLRMGQIHRNTFIDSPRLLDKDLSLKAERRLFFAGQITGVEGYVESTACGYLVALAAYARLTGGEFVPPPATTAMGSLYRHVTGEAHPPDYPHQPSNVIFGLFPPLPGRVKKADKRARYSARAQEEFAAWLPSVAVPQSLQRSA; from the coding sequence ATGGCGGACGAAAAGCCGCGAGTGACGGTGGTGGGAGGAGGGCTGGCGGGCAGTGAGTGCGCCTGGCAGCTCGCCCGGCGGGGCGTGCCGGTGACGCTGCGGGAGATGAAGCCCGTCAAGCGCTCGCCCGCGCACAAGTCGGACCAGCTCGCGGAGCTGGTGTGCTCCAACTCGATGCGCTCGGACAACCCGGAGAGTGCCATCGGGTTGCTGCACGCCGAGCTGCGCGCCGTGGGCTCGTTGATTCTGGGGACCGCGGACACGCACCGGGTGCCGGCCGGCGACGCGCTGGCGGTGGACCGGGAGAAGTTCTCCGATGGGGTGACGCAGGCGGTGCGCGAGCACCCGCTGGTGCAGGTGGTCCCCGGCGAGGTGGAGGCGCTGCCGGAGGAGGGCCTGGTGGTGGTGGCCACGGGGCCGCTCACCTCGGAGGCGCTCACCCGGGAGCTCGAGCGGCACGTGGGGCAGAAGCTCTATTTCTATGACTCCATCGCGCCCATCGTCTCGGGGGACTCCATCGACATGGAGATCGCCTTCCGCCAGAGCCGCTACGGCAAGGGCGAGGGGGACGACTACCTCAACCTGCCGATGAACCGGGAGGAGTACTACCGCTTCATCGCCGAGGTGAAGGCGGGGCAGAAGCTCACGCCGCACGCTTTCGAGGAACCTAAGTACTTCGAGGGCTGTCTGCCGATTGAAGTCATGGCGGAGCGCGGAGACGACACGCTGGCCTTCGGGCCGATGAAGCCGGTGGGGCTGATGGATCCCCGGACGGGGCAGTCGCCGCACGCGGTGGTGCAGCTGCGCATGGAGGACCGCGCGGGCACCTCGTGGAACATGGTGGGCTTCCAGACGCGGCTCACCTGGGGCGAGCAGAAGCGCATCTTCACCACTTGCATCCCCGGCCTGCAGAACGCGGAGTTCCTGCGGATGGGGCAGATCCACCGCAACACCTTCATCGACTCGCCGCGCCTCTTGGACAAGGACCTGTCGCTCAAGGCCGAGCGGCGGCTGTTCTTCGCCGGGCAGATCACCGGGGTGGAGGGCTACGTGGAGTCCACGGCGTGCGGCTACCTGGTGGCGCTCGCGGCGTACGCGCGGCTGACGGGCGGCGAGTTCGTCCCGCCTCCGGCGACCACGGCCATGGGCTCGCTGTACCGGCACGTGACGGGAGAGGCCCATCCGCCGGACTACCCGCACCAGCCCTCGAACGTCATCTTCGGCCTGTTCCCGCCGCTGCCCGGGCGAGTGAAGAAGGCCGACAAGCGGGCGCGCTATTCGGCGCGGGCCCAGGAAGAATTCGCCGCGTGGCTGCCCTCGGTGGCCGTCCCGCAGTCCCTTCAGAGGAGCGCATGA
- the topA gene encoding type I DNA topoisomerase — protein MATRKKKEDVEVEAEEKKAPKKTAAKKPAAKKAAAKKKTATKAKAKKAKGELASVEVSAEEEEEATPRGKGPHFLVVVESPAKAKTIKKYLGSGYTVKASVGHIKDLPKSKIGVDVEHDFQPEYSVIKGKEKVLNELKKVAKNVDRVFLATDPDREGEAIAWHIFEELGHKDAQRVLFNEITKKAIQEAIAHPRQLNQESYDSQQTRRILDRLVGYQISPLLWKKIRRGLSAGRVQSVAVRLICEREAEIKAFLPQEYWTVDALLEGPSGPPPFKSKLSKVDGKKADLKDRATSEGLVAELQAADYVVSKVDRRERRRNAPAPFITSKLQQESANRLGFTAKKTMTLAQRLYEGVMLGEEGQTALITYMRTDSTRLSDDAVKQVREFIGTQYGGEFLPEEALVYRSKKSAQDAHEAIRPVSLEYPPERVRPFFEQIGEQDMYRLYELIWNRFVACQMKPAVYDQTSADITAGRATFRASGSTLKFAGYLKVYGAGLTPEEEAEKEKAKAAGEDGAEAEDGTGELPLLNEGDKVRLQKLLPEQHFTQPPPRFSEATLVKELEEQGIGRPSTYAAILSTIQDKKYVEKLEGRFRPTDLGGMTNEMLVKHFPKEMDVAFTANLEEKLDQISEGGANWKTVLHDFYGPFKETLEKAEAEMRDVKREEIKTDIACEKCGNPLVIKFGKMGHFLACSNYPDCKNTKDFKRDAEGKIVIVEEETTDEKCENCGKPMVIKRGRFGRFMACSGYPECKTSKPISIGVNCPDCKQGYLTERRSGRGKIFFGCNRYPDCKFAAWDRPLAETCPHCQSPYLLQKFSKRDGAYIACPNKECDYRRELQQPGEVGAPSAA, from the coding sequence ATGGCCACGCGGAAGAAGAAGGAAGACGTCGAGGTGGAGGCCGAGGAGAAGAAGGCCCCCAAGAAGACGGCGGCCAAGAAGCCGGCGGCGAAGAAGGCCGCCGCGAAGAAGAAGACGGCCACGAAGGCCAAGGCCAAGAAGGCCAAGGGCGAGCTGGCCTCGGTCGAGGTGTCCGCCGAGGAGGAGGAGGAGGCCACTCCGCGCGGCAAGGGGCCGCACTTCCTGGTGGTCGTCGAGTCGCCCGCCAAGGCGAAGACGATCAAGAAGTACCTGGGCTCGGGCTACACGGTGAAGGCCTCGGTGGGCCACATCAAGGATCTGCCCAAGAGCAAGATCGGCGTGGACGTCGAGCACGACTTCCAGCCCGAGTACTCGGTCATCAAGGGCAAGGAGAAGGTCCTCAACGAGCTGAAGAAGGTGGCCAAGAACGTGGACCGGGTCTTCCTGGCCACGGACCCCGACCGCGAGGGCGAGGCCATCGCCTGGCACATCTTCGAGGAGCTGGGCCACAAGGACGCCCAGCGGGTGCTCTTCAACGAGATCACCAAGAAGGCCATCCAGGAGGCCATCGCCCACCCGCGCCAGCTCAACCAGGAGAGCTACGACTCGCAGCAGACGCGGCGAATCCTCGACCGGCTGGTGGGCTATCAAATCTCTCCGCTGCTCTGGAAGAAGATACGCCGGGGCCTGTCCGCCGGCCGCGTGCAGTCGGTGGCGGTGCGGCTGATCTGCGAGCGCGAGGCGGAGATCAAGGCCTTCCTGCCGCAGGAGTACTGGACCGTCGACGCGCTGCTCGAGGGGCCCAGCGGCCCGCCGCCCTTCAAGTCCAAGCTGTCCAAGGTGGACGGCAAGAAGGCGGACCTGAAGGACCGCGCCACCTCCGAGGGGCTGGTGGCCGAGCTGCAGGCCGCCGACTACGTCGTCTCCAAGGTGGACCGCCGCGAGCGCCGCCGCAACGCGCCCGCGCCGTTCATCACCTCCAAGCTGCAGCAGGAGTCGGCCAACCGGCTGGGCTTCACCGCCAAGAAGACGATGACGCTGGCCCAGCGCCTCTACGAAGGCGTGATGCTGGGTGAGGAGGGCCAGACGGCGCTCATCACCTATATGCGTACGGACTCCACGCGTCTTTCGGACGACGCGGTGAAGCAGGTGCGCGAGTTCATCGGCACCCAGTACGGCGGCGAGTTCCTGCCGGAAGAGGCGCTGGTGTACCGCAGCAAGAAGAGCGCCCAGGACGCGCACGAGGCCATCCGCCCCGTGTCGCTGGAGTACCCGCCCGAGCGCGTGCGGCCCTTCTTCGAGCAGATCGGCGAGCAGGACATGTACCGGCTCTACGAGCTGATCTGGAACCGCTTCGTTGCGTGCCAGATGAAGCCGGCCGTGTATGACCAGACGAGCGCGGACATCACCGCGGGCCGGGCCACGTTCCGGGCCTCGGGCTCCACGCTGAAGTTCGCTGGCTACCTCAAGGTGTACGGCGCGGGCCTCACCCCGGAGGAGGAGGCCGAGAAGGAGAAGGCCAAGGCCGCCGGCGAGGATGGCGCCGAGGCGGAGGACGGCACGGGCGAGCTGCCCCTGCTCAACGAGGGTGACAAGGTGCGCCTGCAGAAGTTGCTGCCCGAGCAGCACTTCACCCAGCCGCCGCCGCGCTTCTCCGAAGCCACCCTGGTGAAGGAGCTGGAGGAGCAGGGCATCGGCCGGCCCTCCACCTACGCGGCGATTCTCTCCACCATCCAGGACAAGAAGTACGTGGAGAAGCTCGAGGGACGCTTCCGCCCCACGGACCTGGGCGGCATGACCAACGAGATGCTGGTCAAGCACTTCCCCAAGGAGATGGACGTCGCCTTCACCGCCAACCTCGAGGAGAAGCTGGACCAGATCTCCGAGGGCGGGGCCAACTGGAAGACCGTGCTGCACGACTTCTACGGGCCCTTCAAGGAGACGCTCGAGAAGGCCGAAGCGGAGATGCGCGACGTCAAGCGCGAGGAGATCAAGACCGACATCGCCTGCGAGAAGTGCGGCAACCCGCTGGTGATCAAGTTCGGGAAGATGGGCCACTTCCTGGCCTGCTCCAACTACCCCGACTGCAAGAACACCAAGGACTTCAAGCGCGACGCCGAGGGCAAGATCGTCATCGTGGAGGAGGAGACCACGGACGAGAAGTGCGAGAACTGCGGCAAGCCCATGGTGATTAAACGCGGCCGGTTCGGGCGCTTCATGGCGTGCTCGGGCTACCCGGAGTGCAAGACGTCCAAGCCCATCTCCATCGGGGTGAACTGCCCGGACTGCAAGCAGGGCTATCTCACCGAGCGCCGCAGCGGGCGGGGGAAGATCTTCTTCGGCTGCAACCGCTACCCGGACTGCAAGTTCGCCGCGTGGGACCGGCCTCTGGCGGAGACGTGCCCCCACTGCCAGTCGCCCTACCTGCTGCAGAAGTTCTCCAAGCGGGATGGCGCCTACATCGCCTGCCCGAACAAGGAGTGCGACTACCGGCGGGAGCTGCAGCAGCCAGGCGAAGTAGGCGCCCCCTCGGCTGCCTGA
- a CDS encoding ExbD/TolR family protein, which produces MAFYFSRRKLKPREEEEMGELNIVPYLDILMNLIIFMLLSITGLASFGILNVSAPNYGGPSAGVQQDNADQPKLTLSVLISKKGHFVNSENAILGEGSAPTIPLKADGTYNYAELNAQMMKIKGAFPSETKVIIAADADVQYDALIQTMDACRETQGSGERRILFPDVTLGAI; this is translated from the coding sequence ATGGCGTTCTATTTCTCGCGGCGGAAGCTGAAGCCTCGTGAGGAAGAGGAGATGGGGGAACTGAACATCGTTCCCTATCTCGACATCCTCATGAACCTCATCATCTTCATGCTGCTGTCGATCACGGGCCTGGCCTCGTTCGGCATCCTCAACGTGAGCGCGCCTAACTACGGCGGGCCCTCGGCTGGGGTGCAGCAGGACAACGCGGATCAGCCCAAGCTGACGCTCAGCGTGCTGATCTCCAAGAAGGGCCACTTCGTCAACAGCGAGAACGCGATCCTCGGCGAGGGCAGCGCGCCCACCATCCCCCTCAAGGCGGATGGCACCTACAACTACGCCGAGCTCAACGCGCAGATGATGAAGATCAAGGGCGCGTTCCCCTCCGAGACCAAGGTCATCATCGCCGCCGACGCGGACGTGCAGTACGACGCGCTCATCCAGACGATGGATGCGTGCCGCGAGACGCAAGGAAGCGGTGAGCGGCGCATCCTCTTCCCGGACGTCACCCTGGGAGCCATCTAG
- a CDS encoding TraR/DksA family transcriptional regulator has translation MNRSTDLLKIRELLQKRRRDILHANMGAHRELSALKNQERDPEYEENAQTELADYTLSSLMEAQRREIMLIDAALRRMDMGVFGECVDCGFEIPLDRLEALPFAIRCEEDATRHELETRGGHAATPSL, from the coding sequence ATGAATCGATCCACCGACCTTCTGAAGATCCGGGAGCTCCTCCAGAAGCGCCGCCGGGACATCCTCCACGCCAACATGGGCGCTCACCGTGAGCTCTCCGCCCTCAAGAATCAGGAGCGCGATCCGGAGTACGAGGAGAATGCCCAGACCGAGCTGGCCGACTACACCCTCTCCAGCCTGATGGAGGCCCAGCGGCGGGAGATCATGCTCATCGACGCCGCGCTGCGTCGCATGGACATGGGCGTCTTCGGGGAGTGCGTGGACTGCGGCTTCGAGATTCCCCTCGACCGCCTGGAGGCCCTGCCCTTCGCCATCCGCTGCGAGGAGGACGCCACCCGCCACGAGCTGGAGACGCGCGGGGGGCATGCCGCCACGCCGTCCCTCTAG
- a CDS encoding DcrB-related protein, with the protein MSPRTMQYGNLRMTLPEGWSDGTQIVATGPAEQGFRSSLAVSSEPARPRETVTEYAARVAGMLSKVTEQFELVSERPATYGSVSGFMREYTHVARGVKLAQIQFYVLREGVVHTFTYTQRAERINVSRHVAERLFASVNLAPVSAPGASAAPVMRARARYVEPRFRRIIAA; encoded by the coding sequence ATGAGCCCGCGAACGATGCAGTACGGCAACCTTCGGATGACGCTTCCCGAGGGCTGGTCGGACGGGACGCAGATCGTCGCCACGGGTCCGGCGGAGCAGGGTTTTCGCAGCAGCCTGGCGGTGTCGTCCGAGCCGGCGCGTCCCCGTGAGACGGTGACGGAGTACGCCGCGCGGGTGGCGGGGATGCTGAGCAAGGTGACGGAGCAGTTCGAGCTCGTCTCCGAGCGCCCGGCCACCTACGGCAGCGTGAGCGGCTTCATGCGCGAGTACACCCACGTCGCACGTGGCGTGAAGCTGGCGCAGATCCAGTTCTACGTGCTGCGCGAGGGTGTGGTGCACACGTTCACGTATACGCAGCGCGCCGAGCGCATCAACGTCAGCCGCCACGTGGCGGAGCGGCTGTTTGCCTCGGTGAACCTGGCGCCGGTCTCGGCTCCGGGGGCGAGCGCGGCGCCGGTGATGCGGGCTCGGGCGCGCTACGTCGAGCCGCGCTTCCGCCGCATCATCGCCGCTTGA